The nucleotide sequence AGAGGAGAGCCTCAGCCTCAGGCCTCACCCCACTAACACACATCATGATCACATCACCAACATTCCTTAATAGcctatttttttccacacacacacctcaaatGTGTGCCTGCATGCGAGATAAGAAAGGGTAGGCACAGTGGGTGTCTCCAGCCAGGACAGTGAGTCATTAATAATGTGGATATTATCATCAATAATTCATTTCACTAAACCAGAACAGTTGAATAAACTCACACATTATCTTAAGATAAACTCCCATATCTAGTGTGTAGTGTCACATGGTCCAGCTGTAATAGGGACATGACTTGAATTAGTAGTATCTGCAATCTGTGGTGATAAATACGTGAAGATGCCAGTTTGTAAGGACAAAATTAGACATATATTAGGCTGAGAGAAAGTGCCATGCATTGAAATAGCAGCTGAGATCATAAAAAGCAGAAATTaagagagatgtgtgtgtggacaacTCTATCGCAGCAGGTAGTCTATAACCAGCCTCCGGCATGGTGCCACTGTGGCTTCATGAACAGGATACTGGGTGTCACACTCCCTCCAGTCGTCGCGACGTCTGATTTCGACACGGCCCACAGTCTATAGGCTCAGTGGACCAGCCCTCTCTCCAGGATCACGTCGCCCGAGTCAACTACGGGCGCACCTTCCGCTTTGACAGTTGCGTAATAGACCGGCCCTATCGCTTTAACTCAATTACGCATAGGGTTGGTGCCATGTAGTAACGCAGCTATGAGATCTAATCTATATTGAAATGGATCATAGTCAAACCGGATCTGCGGTGCAGAGGGAAGGCTTTGATTTCTGACTTGGGTGGGTGCCAACCCTACCTTCCCTTTGGCCCGGCCCTGCCCGGCGCGGCCTGCTAACCCTGGTCAGGCTGACCAGCCCCGGGGCGGCGCGTCAGAGCGCAGCGGTGTGTGCTCAAACCGAggcgagtgtgtgtgagtgtgtgtgcgtgtatgtgtgtgtgccactcAGCACCGGCCAATCTCAGTCAGTGACACAGTTATATGACAGGGCTAAGCTATCCGGAGCTAACGTCATGCTCGCCTGACACATTTCCAGCCTGGGTTAGTGTGGAGACATTTATACACTGGGCCTGGTGCATGCAGAGGAAGGTAGGCTACTCTAGGATTACAGGGGTGTACTTACTGCTGACTTTCATGCTGCCGAAAGCCGAGGGCTGCGGCACTGGTTTGCAGCTCTCCGCGAAGGATGTGGTCCTGGGCCGACCCGACATGATCCAATCCCTTTGCTTCTCTCTCGACTCGGGAGACTGTGACTTGCTAAACGGCAGGGCTGATTGATCCGCCGGACCTTCTCATCCAAAAAGGATGACAGTAAATGAATCACACTATAATTCACAGGGGGAAGACAGGCAGAAAGAGATCCCTTTATCCTTCCACTGTAGTCCGTATCACCTAATAAACTACCCTTTCTTGCCCACCAACGGTTAAATCAGAGCAGCATATCTTCCTTATACTCCAGGTTTTCTCTCAGCGGGCCTTTGAAGACACGTCTCCGACTAAAATAGTCATGAATCTGGCCTCTCCCTGTGGCCCCCTTCGATTAAAACCAATCGCGATTTCTTTCTGGGTGCTGAATCAATCTCACAAAGATGAAGAAAGGTGAGGCGAGGTGTTCAGAGAGCTGATCCGGCGCGGATCACAGGGAAATGCGGCGTTTTCTGGACGATTCAGGACACATGCAGTTCCTCTTCATATCCCGATGTGGAGGCTCAATGATCCGACTGCCATGGCGGCTCCCTCGCTATACCCTAGCCTACAGACCGTCCAACGGAAAATCTGCCAGTTGCCACAGTCCTCCTCAACGAATTCACTGGCTCTGCGCTGAGTCAAAATCCGCCCTCGCTGCCGTTAAATTTCCGCGTCTTCACCGAGCCTCCGGGGCAGCGACCTCTCCAGAAAATGATGGTCTTTAAGTACAGAGTGCGACGATactgaatttctttttttattccttccCCATAGGTTTCGGGCTCGCTGTCTTTGTCGCTGCGCACGTTAGCTACGCCACTTCCGTAAAAGGTTACAGGGAACGCTGCGCTGTAACGGAAGGAGGTTCACGCCGCTGACGTAACCCGCGAGGGAGAATAGCAAAACTGTGAACGCGCAAACGGCGAATCTGGGGTGGCCATTTTAGCCAATCACAGAGGGTATCCTTCAGAAATGGGCGTTTCCCGTGTTCCTGTCGTCCAATAGGAACGCCGCTCTCGAGCACCACATGGCATAATGTGCTTAGCACCGCCCTCTCGACTTCAAAGGATTTTTCCCATGCCGCGGCGGGGACAATGGGCGGGTCCGCTCCCAGGATTGATGGCTCTGTCGGCCAATAGGGATCCAAAGCCGGACTGTCAGTTCAAATGGACCCAGCTGTCACAGAGCACCGGTGGTAATGCATGCAGCACTGTTGCTATGTTAGTCACACAGGCCAGTCCACTATCTCTCCaccactctttttttttatccacgCAACCCCCCTGGCACATCTATTAAATGAGAGTCATAATGCTTAGTAAttttaataatgtgtgtgtgcatatgtgcatgGCTGCCTTGTCACTACAAGTCTTTATCCAGGCTAATTTCACCTCTATCCTTATCACTCATGTGGCAGCTTCCTACTGTCTAATAGGGAGCCATTTATAAAGAGTTTATAGTTGCAACTAATTGCCTTATTATTGGCAAATAAATCATATATTACACCATTTAGCCTGGCTTTAATTGAACtgacttttattatattttatcattattattattttaataaataaatttattttattatattttttaattttgtatttatgattattgtgtatttatttatttttactaatCTGACTTTTTATCTGGCATATTATTCTATTTcgttacttatttatttacttattttttatgAGTGCTGTTATAATTTTAGTCCTTACCATTAcagtatgaaaagtgccatataaataaagtttgattgactgattgatcaTTTATCAGAAATCAGTCTCCCCCTGCCAACTCAAGCGCCACAACTTAAAAGAATAAAGTAGATGAACatgactgtatttattaatacaGTGCAGTTTCTTCTTTTATCGCATTATTGCCAAATTGTGTTTTCTCCTCATGCCACCATATTCTATTACCATTTCATGTATgcctatttattcatttttaataatatcTTTGACTTCATTGCACACATATGTGTAGATAATAAGAACATGTGTATTTGTCCCCCCAGAGGACTTTTAGTTCaatgaaatttaagacatttctaTCTTAACCTGATGCAGAAAAGCCACAAACTGGTGCATAAAATTCACCAGCATGCAGGAagttaagtgtttgatgctctcAAATCCCCAACCCTCCATGTTACTGGTGCCCCCCttagttttaaaatgaaacctaCGCTCTTGattgcactttattttatttatgtgttgcaTGGAGGAGGCTGAAACAGAATCCCTAATTCCTGTTTTGTTTAATAATATATCAGATCAGATATATCAGATTTTAAGTTGGGATGACTTATTAAGACATgcaaacaaacataatttgTGTCACTAGCAGTTCCATAAGAGGAGACTGTCCTGAAAAGTGCTTTTAGCCAGTCGGCCTGGTCTTTAAGAGGTTCAGGAGAGTGGGATGTCAATTCATATCAGAGAACTAAACActtacagatctttcagtaatcAGTGAAAACAATGGGTGATTAATACATACACATGTAAGCACTAAGCTCTTTTCTGTTGTTGCTAATGATGTGTCCTGCTggtgctgcagtgttttttttatatggaAATATGTCATTACTGCCTCTAGTGCTTTTAAAAATTGTATGTCCTTTCGTTTTATATTGCATCAAGTTTGCCTCAGGTTTTAGCTCTgaatcacaaatttgatgatCATTACATTCTCATGATTAAACAATAATCTTAAAGTAATCTATTGTTGATGTGTCCCTTCTTagataaactaaactaaactaaataataacaacaaaggTGAATCTTGCACCTTTACTAATGCATATACAGTAGATCAGctgttaataaaaacacatttcaggtTTCCAGGTTGCGAAAAAATCCCTTTGGCTAGTGTTTCTTCTCTGTATTTGGGAATAATGTAAATATTGGCAACTGTTAATACTGAAAATTGTGTTATTAATAGTAAAGTTGTTAATAAATCAGCTTTGGTTCGACTCCTCTGCAGCTCTTTCTGTAAGGTAAGTGGTCATATACAGTCTGTCATCATATCAGCAGCTGTGAAAACTACTCTTATTAGTTTTTAACTGAATAACAAAGCATTAGTACATTATTTAATAACCATTAATAAAGCCATCAGTGACACCGTAATAAGCTATAAATTATAAAGAGGGACTTATTAGGAGGTGGTACGCATATGTTTCCCTGTAAATGAGGTCTATCATAACTAATCTCCCTCTATTATTCATTTCATGATAAATGTTCAGGGGTACGGTGGATAGCCGTGAACTGCTGTGTTATTCTGAGAAAGAAACGTATGTGTGATTCATTGACATCTATTTTTATTCCACAATTCCTCAACATGTCAGTATTCCTCATCTCGAACAGAATGCAGGTCACTTGGCAGGAGAGTCTTTTCCTCCTGCACAGCGATGCCGGTAgtctgtcttttctttgtgCGGTTTATTTATACTCCGTTGTGCTCCGTATCAAAGGGAATTTCTCCCGGGCTGCCCTTCAATGGCTCATATGCAGAATAGAGAAGTCTCCAAAACAGGCAGCAGAGCAGAAGTAACGCGAGAGACGCTGTTTTCCCTTCATATAGCAACACCTCCTCcggcaaacacacattttcccattagcagcagagaaaaatacagagagacagagaggagatagTGGGagggagtgagtgtgtgagtgagagagaagcCGAAACAGGAAAGAGAAGTACAAAAAAACGAGGGGGAGTTatgctgtttttgtctgtgttgcaagaataaaatgaaaactcCCAAACTAACTGACACACAGGGCAAGATAGTGTTACAGCATAGATACACAGGCTGGTTTGTGGGACTCTGGCCGAAATAGTTAGGGGGAATATGAGTTCATTCTTTGCCCTGCTGCAGGTTAGCAGGTTAATCTGGGCCTACATTACGCCACTGGTTTGCACACTCTCTGTGTGGCTGTTCATGCTGTGGTGGCTCCTTGTTATCCGGTGTATAAAACAGGAGATGCTGCAGAATGAACAGTAAGTGGTGCTTACCAAACAACACCAGAAAAGGCGAGGGCTTGAAAATCAAAGGGCAGCAGGGCACTCTttttccaacacacacacatgagacaCTCAAGATAACTGTGACATTTGCACATTAAATACACCTCCAGAGTCTGGGCAATGATACTGAGAAAATAATTAAGAGCGTAAAAGCAATAGAAGTGGCCTGTTTTCTCCAGTTGTTTTGACAGTGTGGGCGACATGTTTCACAAAGCATAGAAAGCACCTGACAAcaatttagacacaaaaacaacaatatgcagaccataaaataaaatggcataCTTTAAGAAATGAATATGACAATGTAAAACAGCAAAAAGGGAACAGAAACATCTactaataaatattaaaataaatatttgcacAATAGCTAATGCAGTGTACATCTCTACTATTCTGTGAAGACCTTTAATTTTTGCTTTCtgggtttttttatttgttactCTAAATGTCAGACATAGACGTTATTGGAATGTAAGGGGTGTTTTTCATCTGACAGCAGAAATATACAAATAATGCCATAAGTAATATTAAAAAGTAAACAACATTGTGTGCTTGTGAGCTGCAAAGGTTTTCATAAATCTAATAAAAGAAGTGCTCTGTCCCACGACGCAAGATTCAAGAATACCAACGTTGTTTTCATAAAGACAGCGGGACACATTCCTGCTGAAAGCTACAGTGAAATCATGATGCTTCTTAGGACGTGAATTCAAGTGGTGGAAATGGTTGAACGTATAAAGTGCAGTAAACCCGTGCTCACACAAAGGTGGGTTTGAGGTCTTCTTTGAACACCACAGGGTGCGGGGAGCGGTACAAGCTGGTGAAGGCTTCGTACTCGCTGTCAGAGTCCGAGGAGGTGTCCGAGGACAGGAGGGAGCCTCGCTGCAGGCACGAGTCGCAGTAGGGGCGGTGGTAGTAACAGTAGTCTGTCGAGCTGCTGGAGTCGGAGTCCCAGTACCCACAGGAGTCTCTAATGTGTCTGTGGTGCGGCTCATTATCACCACCCGCTTCCACGTCAGGTGGAGCTGTGTGATCTGCACAGGGCAGGGCTGAAAATCTGTCGGACTTTGAAATACGCCTGCGATGTTTTCTTATCACTTCATTCCCTgccccatcctcctcctcatcctcctcctcaatCTCAAGTTCAGTGTTGAGAGCCTGGAGATGGGTGCCATCCACGGTGATCCCATCAGGGGGCTTGCGTGGATTTTGGCGTTCACAGTTTTCCCTTATCTTCCCACAACCAGCAGCCTCTGACCCTGCGTAGAAGCATGGACCTCTTCTGGAGGGGTGGAAGGGTGGCCGACGTTTCCTCATGGTGTACGGGGAGATGCTAGGGTAGCGGAAGAGAACAGGTGGATTGGGGGAGCGTGGTGTCCGCAGGGAAAGAGGGGAAAGTACAGAAGCTTCAGTAAATTTGATCTGAGAGGGCCTTCTGGATATCTGACCGGGTGATCGCAGCACACTTTCCATGACTGCATCCACACTCAGCTCCTGGAGGATCTCTTGCAATTGTTCACTACTAACAAAACCAGTCGGTCTGGCATTTGGTCCCAGCTGGGCTGCGAGGCCGCTCTGATTGTTGAAAGTTTCAACCTGAGAGGGGTTCAACCCTCTAGGTGACTGTAGGGAAGTCACAAAGTGTActgtctcctctgctgtcctgaGTAAGCCAGGGGACTGGAGGGAcgtgggctgtttgagatcctCCCCTGCTCCATTCTCGGCTGGGTCTCTGCCTGAGGGGCCAGCGGTGGAGACACCTCTCTGGTTTTCACTATTATAAATATCAtcgaagagaggagaggaagcagCGATGGGGGCTGAGGAGCTTGGAGCAGAGGGATTCTCAGAGGGCGGcattaaagcagcagcagcagcagtgaggtgAGAGGTGAGATGTGGGGATGAGAGATGGGAGTtggtgtctctctgaggtagagaagaagaagaggaggggccGTCAGACTGGAGCTCCGTGGTCTGGGTGGAGGATGAGTTGAGGTTGGTGTTAGAAGAGTCCATGTCTCGGTCCTCGGGAGGCTGACTGGCTGACATGAGTCGCAGGAGTTTATCCTTGGCGTTGTTCACCTGCTCCTGCAGACTGTCAATCACAGCGTTCTTCTGGAAATTGCAACAGAAAGCACAAACTTAAACACTCCGActcacagaggaaaaacaactTAACAGGAAGTCTGCACACATCTGCTACCTTTAGATGATTTCAATCGACACAGACAGCACAGTCAAGCTCTGGGACTGTATTAAAATGATGTATGCTGTTGCAATTTTATGGTTCAGTGTAAGTCCCAGCTAAACGACACCTTTAATAAAAAGAGGGCAGAGTTCAAGTAAAATCTGTCTGGCAACGTGATTTTTAAGGATTGTTGCCAGTTTGAGACCACTGTTGGCTTCATTTAAAAGGCATCTTGTCTACTGAATTATCTAGCTTAAGTCTAGCTTTAGTCAGTTTCTGCATGACACTGCTACATGCACGTTGGACAGCTAGTGCTTGTCACCCTACAAAACTTCTCTTCAATGCATCATTGGTCATCATGTGTAAGTTTACAGTAATGAAGATAAAATATTCAGCTTAATGAATTGATCCAATATTCCAACTTGTACATAGCTAGGCTTTGTAAGCTCAATACATTACAGAAATGTCAGAAACAACTTTGCTCTTCATTATTAACAAGTTGTTTAAATGCTTTGACCAGTGAGAAACAACACATCATCTTTGTAGTGtacatgttgtttccacataaTAACTTACAGCTCATGAACAAACCAAAGGCGGACGAATGATCATCTGACgaacacatgaatgcaccatTGCCGTTGGCTGGCTGAGGTCTCTTCTCAAGTCAGATTTAAGTGCTTCCCGTTCACTCACTGTAGCAGGCAGGGTGACCAGTAGGCTATgataacattcattcattcattttctgtaaccgcttatcctattAGGCGTCacaggagggctggagcctatcccagctgacactgggtgagaggtacaccctggacaggtcgccagactatcacagggctgacacatagagacagacaaccattcacactcactttCAAACCTATGGGTAATTTAAAGTCATtgattaacctgcatgtctttggactgtgggaggaagccggagtacccggagaaaacgcacgctgacacggggagaacatgcaaactctacacagaagggctcccccaaccCCAGGGTTCAAAACCCCCGCCCAGAGTTCAAACCGCGAACCCCTCTTGcagtgaggcgacagtgctaaccactgcaccactgtgctgctaCAATAACAGTGAGTGGTAAAAATTNGCTCCCCCAACCCCGGGGTTCAAAACCCCCGCCCAGAGTTCAAACCGCGAACCCTCTTGcagtgaggcgacagtgctaaccactgcaccactgtgctgctaCAATAACAGTGAGTGGTAAAAATTCTGTTATTTCCAGCTTTTCTATGTGCAGaaaacaccagaaataaaaataagcacAACAGGTGTAGGTGAGGTTAAGTGTGACCATATAACTGACGACAAATTACAACAAGTATCTGTATCATCGCATTATGGGACAGGCTGATAAAAGGCTTAATAATAATTTGACTTTTTCACAAGAGTTTTTTACTGAAGAGTAGactttattgtttaaaaatgtacctCATTAATAAGTTTTTTCATGGAGCTGTTCTCCCCCAGCAGGTAGTACATCTCATCCTGGCTGTACACCGAGGGCTGGCTCTTACTGGGGCTGCTGAAATACTTGGCCATCTGACTTGGGTTGTTCTGGTCCTCCTCAAACTGCCGCCACTGGGTCAACTGTAAGAATACAGTAAGTCATGCTTAGATTCAGCTAtagatacaaaacacacaccagtAACATGTAACCAGAACCATGTGACAACGGACCTTTTGACCAGGTGCGTATGAGCGTATTGCTCACTGCTAAAATATTTCCTTCCTTTCCGCTGCAGATGCATTCCTTTATTGTGACATAAACCCACTGCCAGACACTTGGAGAGTCATAAACCTGTTTGCAACGTCCTACGTAGTTTTGACTCATTCACACCTTCTGTGTGAGTCACACTCCACTGAGAGACATAGCAAACTGACACGCACATGGAGAGTAGAGGTGTGGGCACCGCAGCCACTCATGGATTGTACTACTTTTGACACAAGGCGAGAGAAAGTCATACATCTGTCATTCATCTGTCTACAGTTCCTGCCTGTCTGACTGTTTTGATGCCAGTTTCCAGACATAGTATCCTATGATTAGATGACAGTTCtgccttaaaaaataaaatcccccCGATGGTAGTTTCTGCAAGTGTCATCACCAGAAATACGGAGATGTCATAGGTGTGTCTCCAAAGATAAAGAAGAAATCCTGAACTTTCTTCAAAGCTTGCAACTTGAAACTTCCTTGTTGTTCGTTTCATGCATCTTGTATATCTATCTTGAGCTATTTTTTCCTCACCTGAGGCACAAACAACATGCAGTTGGTAGCCAGCGTGCAGATGAAAATGGCTCCAGCCACAGTGCTGTAGACCAGGTTGGGCCAGGCCTGCAGGAAGATGGACACAGGGATGGCGACAGCCGAAGAAAGGGTGACCAAGGTGACGGCTGTTATGATGGTGGGAGACTGGTTGACTGGAGGGTGGCTGACGTTGCTGGTCAGTCCAGCTAGGTAAGTCCCATAAAGGAGGAGACAACCCTGAGGAGAAATGCGGGgacacagaaaatgtaaatCAATGAATCATGTTACCATAACAATGAAGGAATTCAAAGCAGTGATTTATCTTATAATTACATTTCAACTGAACATGGCTTACCTTCTGAACAGCTATAATGATAACCCACAGATCAGAGTATGCAGAGGAGCAGGTGTCCAGCTGAGACAAAGAGTAGGAGATGTCTTTCTCCACCACCTAGATcgggaaaaaaatctgtgagCTGAAACCTGAATACATTTGTTTATGTCACCAACATGTCTATGATTAATTCCATTAACACAGGACGAGGGAGTTTGTGATCTCACAGCCAAAAATCAAACTTTCTTTTAGTCTTAATTTGGcatcaataaacaaaaaaacttgtTGGCATATTAAGTACAATGCATTGTAATCCTCAAACTGTTCTGTAGTCAACCAAACAAATCTTAACTTGTCTTACAACTTGCTTTCCAGCCCCACAAAATCACCACTCAGTTCTACCTTGACAACAGCTCCGACAGATCGTGAACACCTCATGGGGTCTGTGAGGTTCCAGGCAGTGAGAACAAGCATGTCCACCACAATCAGCAGAGTCACCATGCCCATCAGCTGGATGTCTCGGATGATCTGAGACAGAAGTCACCAATCACGTCAATGTTGTCAGTTACAAACATATGTGGTCATCATTATACAACATTTTTATCTGTATCATTCTGAGAAACTCCCGTTAGGGAACACTGTCAAGAAAACCTCTTTAGGAAGTGATACATTATAGAAAGTTATTGAAGGAACATGAGAGCATGTACCAATCCTCTAAATTCCTAAAGAGCTGTGTACATactcagagcatatctatgatttaGAGTCTGATTCAGGCTGTCTGTACACGGCGGTTACATGGGCGGTGGTTAAGCTAGCGGCTAGCAGCTTAAGGTGCTAACTCCCTAAACAGtgataacaacagcaacagtgctgaccgAGCTAACACTGTTAACCTGGGAGGGGGGACCGGAGGGAGGCTCAACAGTGGTGACAGAATGAGCGCAATGCAGAGCGGTGGTGATTAGCTTTAGCCAGTGGCACAAACAGGGACTCATGCACCAACATGcaaattacaacacacagagttagcgtgacttcattctctgcccGGGAccccattactccactatatttttGCACAgtaaatagttgtttgctgccaTATTAATGCGCTGAATGAGGTAAACAGAACCTTTAAAGAAGCACACATACTGTagccttgtttccactgagcactatggtacggtacagttcagttcggtacgctttttttctgtttccactgtgaaaagttgtggatggaaccaatggaaccgttctgtaccgtccacatttttggtcacccctcagttggggtacctagcacacagatctggtattTAAAGGTGGAGctgcttgcctgagaaggactaaatgcacaaacccgctattttcaaatatcccatagagagagactctcactgcagcctgttttatttagttCTGAAAATgacggcgtgcagcctcgttctgtggatgatatacaagatgcagactgataaaggaggaaatacagtgagtgctggacggagcagtgagtgacaacaactaCATTTAAGTGTTTGCGGTaaaaacactagggtctaggtaccatgtctgaagggttacttttggttccaaaggtaccatactgaaagtgtttggtggaaacggggcttaacaAGCAAGACCAAAAATATGACATCGTAGGTAGATGTAATGAGAAGATGTTGAATTATATGTTGAATaaggaagctatgaaaatctGCAGTTAATAAGATGTGATCATCCCCTTGGCCTgtaaatgtctgccttcttgtgctgcttttatTCAAATCTTACCCCTCACAAAACACTGTTCATCATAAAAAAAGCCCCTAAAAACATTTGGACTGTAATGAATGCATCCTGGAGCAACTAAGGAAAATAAGGATAATACAAGGTTGTTGATGCTAAAAACAGACACGAACACCAGGAGGCCGGGGGAGCATGCCTACCACTCTCTTGTCAGGCACCCGCTGGGTGAACACTCTGTACAGTCTCCACGTCTTCCCCAAAATCGGGCCAAACACCAGGGTACTGCCGACACACAGAGTCCACATCCGAGCCTGTAGGGGAGAGCGCTGATTAATTATCCCGCAGTGATTCATCCAATAATATGATGGAGGCCTGAGGGGCGACTGTGGGGCTTACTTGTAGCACAGCTGTGGATGCTCCACCTTGTGAGTGTGATCGTTCATCAACGGCAAACAGGAAGCCGCTGCTGTAGGTGAGGACGCTTCCAAAGAGAGTCAGGACGTTCAGGTTGGGACTGGACATCTTCACGATCCTGATAATACaacatatgcaaacacacacacacacagttgatcAGTTAATTCAGTCAATACCTTCTTAATGTTTATATATGTTTCACTGTAGTCTACCTGTTGTTTTTGAAGCGCAGGGTGAagaggaggaagcagagagCCAGCAGGATGCCACAGGAGAGCAGCGTCCACACCACAGCACTTAACACTGGAGAAAGAGAACGCCTCGGGAGCTCCACtgccacctgcacacacacat is from Epinephelus moara isolate mb chromosome 7, YSFRI_EMoa_1.0, whole genome shotgun sequence and encodes:
- the gpr156 gene encoding probable G-protein coupled receptor 156 — translated: MEPELNCSSQCDSPLCFIHAGVNRQEGLDILQRLCSLSTVAVELPRRSLSPVLSAVVWTLLSCGILLALCFLLFTLRFKNNRIVKMSSPNLNVLTLFGSVLTYSSGFLFAVDERSHSQGGASTAVLQARMWTLCVGSTLVFGPILGKTWRLYRVFTQRVPDKRVIIRDIQLMGMVTLLIVVDMLVLTAWNLTDPMRCSRSVGAVVKVVEKDISYSLSQLDTCSSAYSDLWVIIIAVQKGCLLLYGTYLAGLTSNVSHPPVNQSPTIITAVTLVTLSSAVAIPVSIFLQAWPNLVYSTVAGAIFICTLATNCMLFVPQLTQWRQFEEDQNNPSQMAKYFSSPSKSQPSVYSQDEMYYLLGENSSMKKLINEKNAVIDSLQEQVNNAKDKLLRLMSASQPPEDRDMDSSNTNLNSSSTQTTELQSDGPSSSSSLPQRDTNSHLSSPHLTSHLTAAAAALMPPSENPSAPSSSAPIAASSPLFDDIYNSENQRGVSTAGPSGRDPAENGAGEDLKQPTSLQSPGLLRTAEETVHFVTSLQSPRGLNPSQVETFNNQSGLAAQLGPNARPTGFVSSEQLQEILQELSVDAVMESVLRSPGQISRRPSQIKFTEASVLSPLSLRTPRSPNPPVLFRYPSISPYTMRKRRPPFHPSRRGPCFYAGSEAAGCGKIRENCERQNPRKPPDGITVDGTHLQALNTELEIEEEDEEEDGAGNEVIRKHRRRISKSDRFSALPCADHTAPPDVEAGGDNEPHHRHIRDSCGYWDSDSSSSTDYCYYHRPYCDSCLQRGSLLSSDTSSDSDSEYEAFTSLYRSPHPVVFKEDLKPTFV